CTTTTTCAGAAATCTCATCTAAAGTAGCTATTATGCTTTCATCACTGTCCTGCCTTTCGGCGGAATATCTCTCAAAACCTTCCATCATTGCAGATGCTTTGGCGTGGTCTTTTTCAATTCCTTTCCCGCCGTAGATGCTCACTGCGCCGTCTTCTGCAGTCGGTCTTATGGCAGTATAGATTGGCAGACCAATTCTGTCCAAATCTGTAATGTCTGCAATACGGGTTATTCCAGCTACTTTCAATTTATCTTCATTAATTTCAATTGTCCTTTTTGGAGCTATAACTCTATGGGTTCCTTTAAAGTAAGTAAGTTCATTTGTCATTTTAAAATCCTATTATTAATCTCACTAAGTTTTCAACGCCCATTGTCATGGATGCAAATGTCATGATTCCAGCTACTGCAATAGTAACGATCCATATTCCAAAATTCCAGTTCAATACTTTAGATCCGTCTAGATTTCCAATAGGAAGCAAGTTAAATACAGCTAAAAAGCTGTTGACGGAGTATCCTAAAGAACAGATTATGAATAATGTCACGGAATTTGCTGAATGGAATGCAGATGGATAAACTGCCACTGCAACAGCTAAGAATATTAATGCAAGAACGATATTGACAATAGGTCCTGCAATGGATATTTTACCGTTGATTTCATCGGTCATGTAGTTTGCATAGGTGTATACTGCACCCGGAGCTGCAAATACGAATCCGAAAAAAGATGTTATCAATGCAAATATTAATCCTTGAGGCCATAATTTAAATTCAGCCCAGTATCCGTATTTCATTGAAACAAATTTATGTCCTAATTCGTGCAAAATAAATCCAAGACCTACACCGACCATAATATATGGCAATATGGTTAAAACGGCATTTGTATCTCGTCCACCGTTGGCTAATGCAAAACAAAGTGAAATAACGAAAAATGCTATCAGTAAGTCTCTTACTTCACTGCTTGTAAATTTAATCATAATTTTAAAATATCTAGTTTTATATATAAAGTTTTTTCTAAATATTATCATGGACGTACATATAAAAAATATTTTAAATGATTTGAAAAAAGATGATTTTCAGGCTTATATGTTGACACAATTTACAAATGTGGAATATATCTCCAATTATAAACCTACAAGTTTTGCTTTCTGTGTAATTAAAGACAATCCTGTCATTTATGCTTCAAGCATGGATATGGAGATTGCCCGAAGGGATTCTGATATTGAAGTCAGGGAATATGAATCCTATGAAGTGATGATTAAAGAGCTCAGGAAAGAGGGAATTAAAAACCTGGCTATTGAGCCAAGCCTTCCTTACAGTACATATGTTCGGTTCAGGGATGATTTTCAAATTGATTCCAAAACATATGTTGACAAGCAAAGGATGATTAAGACTCCCGAAGAGATTGGAAAGATTACTAAAGCAACTGAAATCGCCCAAAAGTCATTTCTCCAGCTGGATATTTTAAATAACTCCGGCAGCGAAAATGAAGTTGCCTTTGACCTTGTCCGTCATATGATTGAAAATGGCGCTTCTAAAGAATCATTTGACACAATTGTTGCAAGCGGTCCATCTTCAAGTCTTCCTCATGCAGTTCCTCAGGATAAGAAATTGCAGCGGCCGATACTGATTGATTGGGGTGCAATTTATGAGGGGTACTGCTCAGACAATACTCGTACTATGGTTTACACTGAAAAGCAGCATGAAATTTTTGATATTGTAAAGGAATCTCATGATAAGGCAATCAAAGCCATCAAACCGGGTCTTAAATGTTGTGAGATTGATAAAGTCGCACGTGATGTTATTTCAGATTATGGTTATGGTGATAAATTTATCCATTCAACAGGCCATAGCTTAGGTCTGGATATCCATGAAACTCCTGGTTTTTCTCTTCGCGATGATACAGTAATTGAAAAGGGAATGGTTATCACAGTAGAGCCTGGAATATATCTGGAAGGCGAATTCGGTGTGCGTTTGGAAGATACAATTGAAATTTCACGAAAAGGCAATGTGATAGGTGATCTGCCGCTGATTATTGATTAATTTCTTTTGATGATAAACATGGTGGTATCATCAAAAGGATCATTGTGGTTGCAGAACTCATCAATATCATTTTCAACAGAAGTAATGATTTTTTCCAAATCATCATTTTTATGTTTGTTTAAAATATCTTTGAGTCGTAAATCACCGTAAAATCCATTATAATCATCGTTTGCTTCAGTAACCCCATCAGTATATAGGAATAGGGCATCGCCAGGATTCATTTTTATTGTTTCTGTTTTATAGGGTATGTCTTCCATACATGCCAAAAACAGTTCTGCATTGGTTTTGATGTATTCAAAATCTCCATTGTTTCTTTTAATCAGTGGAGGATTATGTCCTGCATTGACAAAGGTTAATTCTCCGGTTTTCGTATTGAGTTTTCCAATCCATGATGTGACAAAAAGACTTTCCGCATTTCCTTTGCAGAGTTGATTATTTACATCATATACTGCTTTTGAAAGGTCGCTGTAGTGTTTAATGTAGTCATGAATTAATGTCATGGCTTTCACCATGATTAATGCTGCAGTAATTCCTTTTCCGCTCACATCTCCAATAACAAATCCTATGTTTTCATCGTCGATTTGGAAATAATCATAAAAATCCCCTCCCACTTCACGGGCCGCTTTCATTATTCCCCATATTTCAATATTCTTATTTTCGTAGAATTTTTCAAAATCAGTCGGAATCATTGAGTACTGAATTTCCCTGGCTAATTTGAGTTCTGTTTTATATTTTTCTTTTTCACTTGTTACTTTGACTAAATTGTCACTGTAGCTAACTAAATCGCTTCCCATGTCGAGCAGGGAATCTGACAATGACTTTATTTCATTGTTGACTGTAATGTTGTTCAGGTTATTTTTCAACAACTCAATATCATCATAATCTTCAATGTCGTTAGATAAATATTCAGATAATTTTTTAAGGGGATTCATAACTTTCCTTTCTAGAAATATTATATATATGATCATAGGGATTAAAAATGGGAATAAAATCTCTCCAAAATCATAAACGTAACTCACAAAAGGGTCAAATGAGAGATTATATTCAATAAAATACAGGTGGTTCAGTGTGGTTGTCAGTGTTATTGATAATATTAATAGGATTACTAATATTGAAACACATATTTTGTAAAATGTGTTCGGTTTTTCTTTAGGGGGTATTGTAAATACATCCTCTTTGTATGGTTTAAATAGAAAGATGACTGTAAATACTACTGATATTGCTATTAAAGTTAAATTATTAGGCAGTGTTAATAAAAAGAAATCATTTGGTTGATTAAATATGAAGAAGTATACAGGAGTAATCATTGAAATCAGCAATGATATTAAATATAAACTGTCAGGCATCAGCCTTTTTATTTGTTTTTTTGGAGTGTAGCACGGTATGTCTGCATGGTAGATTGCGGTCATGATAAATATCATTAATAATGTTGTAATGATTATTGTGAAATAAACTGCCTCGACGTCTTTGTTTATTGACAGTTCGTTGTATAAAATTCCGAATGAATATAAGTATGTGATAGCCATGATAATTATCAGTTTTATGAAATTATTTGCCCGATTTATGTTTGGAACATCATTTCCATTCTTATTTAAAATTGAATACCATAGCTTCCATGGCAATATTCCGAAAATAAATGTAATTGCCGCATTGAATAATATGATTTCGATGTTTGCCGCTTGAAAATAAATGATGTCATATGCTGTTTCTGTTAATGTAAATCCTAAAACTGCATATGGTCCAAAAAACAGCCCTAATATTGGAAGTATTGTGTATTCTAGTGGAATCGGATAATCTAAAGCATTCAAAATCACTATCTCAATTACACTCACAATTACTGAAAATAAAAAGATATATTTTTTAGAATTGAAAATTTCATTAATCCTCATTTTCATCACCCGTATATCTTAAAAGCAGCATTGTCATGTCGTCAAACTGTTCCTGGCTATTGCAGAACTTGTCTAAATCTTTTATAATTTCATCAATAATTTCATTTAAATTTTCATCTTTATGTTTATTGATTATTGTTTTTAAACGTTCTTCTCCATAAAATCCTTCATAATTATTATTTGCTTCAGTAATTCCGTCGGTATATAGGAAAATCATATCTCCCGGATTCAGATTTAATTTATATTCATTATAAGGCATGTCTTCCATCAATCCAAGAACCAGGTTTGCACGAGTATCCAGATATTCAAAATCACCGTCTTTTTGTTTTATTAATGGACGATTATGTCCGGCATTGACATAAAATAGATTTCCATTATTCAAATTCAGTTTTCCAATCCATGATGTGACAAAGAGGTTTTCGTCATTTCTCTCACATGCTGTGTTATTGACATTTTCGTATACCTGTGAGAGCTTTTCTCTAAATATGGAATTGTTCCTGATTAAATGCATGGTTTTTACCATGAATAATGTTGCAGGCATTCCCTTGCCGCTCACATCTCCTATAACAAAATTGATGTAATTTTCATCAAGTTCAAAAAAATCATAGAAATCTCCTCCCACTTCTTTTGCAGGGCTCATGAATCCGTAGATTTCAAATGGTTTATTTTTAGAAAATTCATCAAAATCTTTGGGAAGCATATTTGCCTGAATATTGCTTGCAACATCCAGTTCGGTTTCAATTCTTTCTTTTTCAGCTGTTGTCTGCTTAAGATCATCTAAATTTTCATTTATAAGTGTTTTCAGATTTAAAAATGATTTAACTAATGTTCCAATGTCATCGTCAGGTTTTACATATTTGTTAAGTTCGATATCTTTGCCGGTTACTTTTTTCTGATTATTATATTCTTTTGTTGAGTCAATCAGGCCATAAAGAGGATTTGTAACGCTGTGCTCAACATATGAAATATGGAGCATTGAAAGAATTATTATTGAGATGCTTGAAACTGCAAGTATTATCATTAGTAAAAAGTCATAATTTAAATTTGGAAAAACATAACTCACAATGTAGTTTAAGCTATAATAATTAAAAATTAATGTAATGCTAAAAATTAGCATGAATATCATGATAATTTCTTCGATAATTGAATAATTTGTGTTTATTATTTTAATGTCTTCGTCCCTTTTGTTTAAACAGAACAATATTATAAAAATTAAACATACGATGAAGAAAATGTTATTTAGATAAGGGTTATGAATAACTGACAGTCTGTCAAGAATCAAATAACCTCCGGCAATTAAAAATGCTGTTATATAATATTTGTGGGGGATATTTATCTTAGTGTCGAACTTTTTGGGGACTTGCATAGGAATTTTAAGAATATTAAAACTGCTTATGAGTAAAAGTCCCAATATTATTGAAAATGAGAATATGTTTGTGATGTAGGAAATTCTCTCGATATTTCCGGTTAACGGATATACTACTTTCATATATGGTGTTGCAAGCATGGAAAGATTAATCAAAATCCAGTATGTTATTGATATTATTCCGATTATGGCTATAAACTTCAGAATATTGTAAATGGAGTCAAATTTAGGAGTGGTCAGTTTGT
The uncultured Methanobrevibacter sp. genome window above contains:
- a CDS encoding site-2 protease family protein, yielding MIKFTSSEVRDLLIAFFVISLCFALANGGRDTNAVLTILPYIMVGVGLGFILHELGHKFVSMKYGYWAEFKLWPQGLIFALITSFFGFVFAAPGAVYTYANYMTDEINGKISIAGPIVNIVLALIFLAVAVAVYPSAFHSANSVTLFIICSLGYSVNSFLAVFNLLPIGNLDGSKVLNWNFGIWIVTIAVAGIMTFASMTMGVENLVRLIIGF
- a CDS encoding aminopeptidase P family protein, yielding MDVHIKNILNDLKKDDFQAYMLTQFTNVEYISNYKPTSFAFCVIKDNPVIYASSMDMEIARRDSDIEVREYESYEVMIKELRKEGIKNLAIEPSLPYSTYVRFRDDFQIDSKTYVDKQRMIKTPEEIGKITKATEIAQKSFLQLDILNNSGSENEVAFDLVRHMIENGASKESFDTIVASGPSSSLPHAVPQDKKLQRPILIDWGAIYEGYCSDNTRTMVYTEKQHEIFDIVKESHDKAIKAIKPGLKCCEIDKVARDVISDYGYGDKFIHSTGHSLGLDIHETPGFSLRDDTVIEKGMVITVEPGIYLEGEFGVRLEDTIEISRKGNVIGDLPLIID
- a CDS encoding PP2C family protein-serine/threonine phosphatase — protein: MRINEIFNSKKYIFLFSVIVSVIEIVILNALDYPIPLEYTILPILGLFFGPYAVLGFTLTETAYDIIYFQAANIEIILFNAAITFIFGILPWKLWYSILNKNGNDVPNINRANNFIKLIIIMAITYLYSFGILYNELSINKDVEAVYFTIIITTLLMIFIMTAIYHADIPCYTPKKQIKRLMPDSLYLISLLISMITPVYFFIFNQPNDFFLLTLPNNLTLIAISVVFTVIFLFKPYKEDVFTIPPKEKPNTFYKICVSILVILLILSITLTTTLNHLYFIEYNLSFDPFVSYVYDFGEILFPFLIPMIIYIIFLERKVMNPLKKLSEYLSNDIEDYDDIELLKNNLNNITVNNEIKSLSDSLLDMGSDLVSYSDNLVKVTSEKEKYKTELKLAREIQYSMIPTDFEKFYENKNIEIWGIMKAAREVGGDFYDYFQIDDENIGFVIGDVSGKGITAALIMVKAMTLIHDYIKHYSDLSKAVYDVNNQLCKGNAESLFVTSWIGKLNTKTGELTFVNAGHNPPLIKRNNGDFEYIKTNAELFLACMEDIPYKTETIKMNPGDALFLYTDGVTEANDDYNGFYGDLRLKDILNKHKNDDLEKIITSVENDIDEFCNHNDPFDDTTMFIIKRN
- a CDS encoding PP2C family protein-serine/threonine phosphatase, whose amino-acid sequence is MEFIFYYFFEELMITGNYLLGDLWLAPIFGLMFGPIGALGQASATLVWELWQGINPLACFIDFGIMFLISVFTYKLWYTIFKRHKLTTPKFDSIYNILKFIAIIGIISITYWILINLSMLATPYMKVVYPLTGNIERISYITNIFSFSIILGLLLISSFNILKIPMQVPKKFDTKINIPHKYYITAFLIAGGYLILDRLSVIHNPYLNNIFFIVCLIFIILFCLNKRDEDIKIINTNYSIIEEIIMIFMLIFSITLIFNYYSLNYIVSYVFPNLNYDFLLMIILAVSSISIIILSMLHISYVEHSVTNPLYGLIDSTKEYNNQKKVTGKDIELNKYVKPDDDIGTLVKSFLNLKTLINENLDDLKQTTAEKERIETELDVASNIQANMLPKDFDEFSKNKPFEIYGFMSPAKEVGGDFYDFFELDENYINFVIGDVSGKGMPATLFMVKTMHLIRNNSIFREKLSQVYENVNNTACERNDENLFVTSWIGKLNLNNGNLFYVNAGHNRPLIKQKDGDFEYLDTRANLVLGLMEDMPYNEYKLNLNPGDMIFLYTDGITEANNNYEGFYGEERLKTIINKHKDENLNEIIDEIIKDLDKFCNSQEQFDDMTMLLLRYTGDENED